The sequence below is a genomic window from Thiomonas intermedia.
AATCAGGCAGACGCTGTGTTTTACTTGCGTCCACCCCGAATCCGATGCGATGCCGCCATGAATCCGCACGTTGAAGCCCCGATTCTCACCGCCGGTCTGTTTGACTACGCCGAATGGCGTGCCGAACGCCTGCACCGCGTCAAATCCCTACTGGCCTGGCTCGAAGAGACCGGGCTCGACCTCGAACAGGCCCGGCCCGTACTGCAGCGGCAGATCCAGCGGCTGGACCATGACCGCATGACTCTGGCCTTCGTCGCCGAGTTCTCGCGCGGCAAGTCCGAGCTGATCAACGCCATCTTCTTCAGCGGCCATGGCCAGCGCATCCTGCCCGCGGGCGCCGGGCGCACCACGATGTGCCCGATGGAGCTGTTCTCCGACCCATCGCAACCCCGCGGCCTGCGCTTGCTGCCCATCGACACGCGCCTGCAGTCGCAGACGCTGGCGCAATGGAAGTCGAGCCCTCAGATCTGGACCCACTTCGAGCTGCCGTCGCAGGATGCGCAGGGCTTGGCCCAGGCGCTCACCCATTTGTCCGACACCCAGCGCGTCCCCCTGGAACGCGCCCAGGAGCTGGGCTTCTTCCACGATGCCGAGGATCTGGCGCAGCTCCAGGTCGATGCCGACGGCGAGGTCGAAATACCGCTGTGGCGCCACGCGCTGGTGAACTTCGCCCACCCCCTGCTCGACCAGGGGCTGAGCATTCTCGACACCCCCGGTCTCAATGCCGTGGGCGCCGAGCCGGAACTGACGCTCTCCCTCATCCCCTCGGCCAACGCCGTGGTCTTCGTGCTGGGGGCCGACACGGGCGTGACGCGCAGCGATCTGGACATCTGGACCCGCCACATCGCCCCCGCCAGCGGCACGCAGACCCTGGTGGCGCTCAACAAGGTCGACTCGCTTTGGGATCCGCTGCTCACCGCGCCGCAGATCTCGGCCAGCATCGATCATCAGGTCCAGACCACCGCCGCAACGCTGCGCCTTGCGAGCGAACGTGTTTTCCCCGTCTCGGCGCACAAGGCCCTGCTGGCCCGCATTCAGGGCGATGGGCCGCTGCTCGCTCGTTCGGGCCTGGGCGCGCTGGAGAATGCGCTCAACCGCGCGGCCAATATCGACCGGCGCAGCATGCTCGACGCCGCCGTGCGCGACGCGGTCGAGCAGGTGCAGTCCGAACTCGGCCAGCAGTTGCGCAAGCAACAGCATGACACCCAGGGCCAGCTCGACGAACTGCTCGGACTGCGCGGCAAGAACACCAATATGGTGGTGCTCATGCTGCAGCGACTGGCCGCGGAGCGCAGCGAATTCGATGCCGGCATGGCGCAGGTGCTGGCGCTGCGCGCCGTCAACAACCGCATGCTCGAACAGTTGCGCGAGCGCTTCGCTTCCAAAGCGGTGCTGCAAGATCTCGAACAGCTCGAATCGCGCATGGGCGGGGCCCTGCTGAAGCTGGGCGTGAAGGGCGAGCTGGCCCGCATCGGCAGTGAACTTCGCAACCGGCTGGTCGAGGCCGAGACGCAGATCGAGGAAATCCGCCAGATGCTGGCCGCCGCCTTCACCCGGGCCAACAGCGAGTTCGGTTTCACCGTGACGGCGCCGCGCGTGCTGAGGCTCAGCAGCCTGATGCAGGAGTTCG
It includes:
- a CDS encoding dynamin family protein, which translates into the protein MNPHVEAPILTAGLFDYAEWRAERLHRVKSLLAWLEETGLDLEQARPVLQRQIQRLDHDRMTLAFVAEFSRGKSELINAIFFSGHGQRILPAGAGRTTMCPMELFSDPSQPRGLRLLPIDTRLQSQTLAQWKSSPQIWTHFELPSQDAQGLAQALTHLSDTQRVPLERAQELGFFHDAEDLAQLQVDADGEVEIPLWRHALVNFAHPLLDQGLSILDTPGLNAVGAEPELTLSLIPSANAVVFVLGADTGVTRSDLDIWTRHIAPASGTQTLVALNKVDSLWDPLLTAPQISASIDHQVQTTAATLRLASERVFPVSAHKALLARIQGDGPLLARSGLGALENALNRAANIDRRSMLDAAVRDAVEQVQSELGQQLRKQQHDTQGQLDELLGLRGKNTNMVVLMLQRLAAERSEFDAGMAQVLALRAVNNRMLEQLRERFASKAVLQDLEQLESRMGGALLKLGVKGELARIGSELRNRLVEAETQIEEIRQMLAAAFTRANSEFGFTVTAPRVLRLSSLMQEFDRVMHAYTEHLSGVNWLKLQNNAYTLRTLRGLSSRVRDLFERALRDIENWDRSAIAQLDSQVRERKKQLNRRLATLQRIEDTKDSLHDRIGELQGQIAQNSSLQRGLNDQVQRVRLG